In Colias croceus chromosome 8, ilColCroc2.1, a genomic segment contains:
- the LOC123693695 gene encoding odorant receptor 67c-like, translated as MNDLKEINEEFFKPYRTVMEYIALLIFIQLLRRKDYIKAFVFEMEKEWRTDESLSPELVVMKKKLLKETYLYNYSESMIVAYEMQCSQYIITISMSYLRILFLIIQVEFKEIIALKYNEDKDKLFKEAISRHSRLLDLLANVSTTFGCLFAINYIFLSSTICFCILSACVNGSLEDLKILSISLLVIINVFYCCKSGENLVNAASEVSTAIYDTPWCECSYQHMRDILFILMRSQRVAYVTSTSFIKISLKTFIRIMNMSWSFISLITTVYDKN; from the exons ATGAACGATTTAAAGGAGATAAATGAAGAATTTTTCAAGCCCTACAGAACTGTAATGGAATACATTG ctcttcttatatttattcaactcTTAAGAAGAAAAGACTACATTAAAGCTTTCGTTTTTGAAATGGAAAAAGAATGGCGGACGGATGAGAGTCTTTCACCAGAACTCGTCGTCATGaagaaaaaacttttaaaagaaACTTATCTGTATAATTACAGTGAGT ctATGATTGTCGCCTATGAAATGCAGTGCAGTCAATACATTATAACAATATCCATGAGCTATTTACGAatcctatttttaattattcaagtGGAGTTTAAGGAAATTATCGCCTTGAAATATAATGAAGATAAggacaaattatttaaagaggCAATAAGTAGACATTCAAGGCTATTAga TTTACTTGCAAATGTGAGCACTACTTTTGGATGTCTATTCGCTattaactatatatttttatcatctaCAATTTGTTTCTGTATACTATCAGCGTgc gTAAACGGAAGTTtagaagatttaaaaatactcaGCATTTCGTTACTAGTAatcataaatgtattttattgttgtaaaAGCGGCGAAAATTTGGTGAATGCG GCTTCTGAAGTTTCTACAGCTATCTACGACACACCATGGTGTGAGTGCTCATATCAACATATGAGGGATATACTTTTCATTTTGATGAG ATCACAACGCGTAGCATACGTGACCTCCACCAGCTTTATAAAGATATCGTTGAAGACATTTATACGG ATAATGAACATGAGTTGGTCCTTTATCTCACTCATTACAACGGTATACGACAAAAACTAG